From one Synechocystis sp. PCC 6803 substr. PCC-P genomic stretch:
- a CDS encoding LptF/LptG family permease: protein MTMAVGTFKQSRFQLPLPRLSVMDRYLFVELFLPFIFGMGMFTSLALSIGTLFDLVRRVTESGLPMDIAVKILFLKMPEFVVLAFPMSMLLASLMAYSRLSSDSELIALRSIGVSIYRLVVPALLFGIVVTGIAFVFNDRITPAASYEALATLDRAIHQDRPPRQEQNIIYPEYGMVRQPDGNEKNILKRLFYAEEFNGSEMKGLTILDRTQSGVNQVLTAERASWNISENTWDFYDGTVYLIAPDGSYRNIVRFRHQQLALPRAPLDLASQERKDGEMTIAQSRRYLEVLRLSGDDKKVRKLEVRIQKKYALPFVCFVFGLIGAAIGVRPQNTNKATSFGICVGLIFFYYLLSFLSESMGIWGALDPFTAAWLPNFLGLIAGTILLVQSSRLR, encoded by the coding sequence AACTCCCTTTGCCCCGCCTTTCCGTCATGGATCGGTATTTATTTGTGGAACTGTTTCTGCCCTTCATTTTCGGCATGGGCATGTTCACCTCCCTGGCTTTGTCCATTGGCACCCTCTTTGACCTGGTGCGGCGGGTAACGGAATCAGGCCTTCCCATGGATATTGCGGTGAAGATCCTGTTCTTGAAAATGCCGGAGTTTGTGGTGCTGGCCTTTCCCATGTCAATGTTGTTGGCCAGCTTGATGGCCTATAGCCGTCTTTCCAGCGACAGTGAATTAATTGCTCTGCGTAGCATTGGGGTTAGCATCTATCGCCTGGTGGTGCCTGCCCTACTGTTTGGCATAGTAGTTACGGGCATTGCCTTTGTTTTCAATGACCGTATTACCCCCGCCGCTAGTTATGAAGCGTTAGCTACCCTAGACCGGGCCATCCATCAAGATCGCCCCCCCCGTCAAGAGCAAAATATTATTTATCCGGAATACGGCATGGTGCGACAACCGGACGGCAACGAGAAAAATATTTTGAAGCGCTTGTTCTATGCCGAAGAATTCAACGGTAGTGAAATGAAGGGGCTAACAATCCTTGATCGAACCCAGAGCGGCGTTAACCAAGTACTAACAGCGGAAAGGGCCAGTTGGAATATTTCTGAAAATACTTGGGATTTCTACGATGGCACCGTGTATCTCATTGCCCCCGACGGTTCCTACCGCAATATTGTCCGCTTTCGCCACCAACAATTGGCGTTGCCCCGGGCCCCTCTGGATTTAGCTAGCCAGGAACGGAAGGATGGTGAGATGACCATTGCCCAATCCCGCCGTTACCTGGAAGTACTACGGTTAAGCGGGGACGACAAGAAAGTACGCAAACTAGAAGTCCGCATCCAAAAGAAATACGCTCTGCCCTTTGTTTGCTTTGTCTTTGGTTTAATCGGGGCGGCGATCGGAGTACGGCCACAGAATACCAACAAAGCTACTAGCTTTGGCATCTGTGTGGGCTTAATTTTCTTCTATTACCTACTCTCTTTTTTAAGCGAGTCTATGGGGATTTGGGGAGCCCTGGATCCGTTCACCGCCGCTTGGCTGCCTAATTTCCTGGGGTTAATTGCGGGCACTATTCTGCTGGTGCAATCTTCCCGCCTGCGTTGA
- a CDS encoding LCP family protein, with protein sequence MANSTESGSLQSSSTVKVRSHYRPNNGTGSPGGRPRPKRGFLPLGKGLVWGGLVTLTATVAAIAGVGIGFFTPGPKGLVQQVIPGQSAGVEAGQADLFPYHISRPVNILVMGIDRVEPTEEEPNVDEFGGRSDTMLLVRFDPRENGLKLLSIPRDTRVFIPDVGYTKINDANAYGGPQLAARVINRNLGEVPIDRYVRVTTDALQELVDLVGGVEVFVPRPMFYEDKTQQLLIDLPAGLQTLNGQQAEQFVRFRYDANGDIGRVQRQETLLKALQNRLSHPSMITRIPKAIGIMQKTVDTNLTMEEILALVNFGRQLDRQEVQMVMLPGRFSQPAEFDGRSYWVMSDVGKRQVLRNYFDVIEEVPTWAETPGRSPESLRIALQNATDDPQALERVKEYLQSKDFRNFYETSESPQLLAETKILVQRGDLDGAHYLRQTLGGGVVEASSVGDLGSDLTIQVGMDLDQWLKESTPVDDSTPQF encoded by the coding sequence ATGGCGAATAGTACCGAGTCTGGTTCGTTGCAGTCCTCCAGCACCGTCAAGGTTCGCTCCCATTACCGACCCAACAATGGCACTGGTTCCCCCGGGGGTCGTCCCCGGCCCAAAAGGGGTTTTCTTCCCCTAGGCAAGGGCTTGGTTTGGGGGGGGTTAGTGACTTTGACTGCCACTGTAGCGGCGATCGCCGGGGTGGGCATCGGCTTTTTTACCCCTGGGCCAAAGGGGCTAGTTCAGCAGGTTATACCGGGGCAGTCGGCCGGAGTAGAAGCCGGTCAGGCAGATCTATTTCCCTATCACATCAGTCGTCCTGTCAACATTTTGGTGATGGGCATTGACCGGGTAGAACCCACAGAGGAAGAACCCAATGTGGATGAGTTTGGTGGCCGCAGTGACACCATGCTATTGGTACGATTCGATCCGAGGGAAAATGGTTTGAAATTACTTTCCATTCCCCGGGATACCAGGGTTTTCATTCCCGATGTGGGCTATACCAAAATCAACGATGCCAATGCCTATGGGGGCCCGCAGTTGGCGGCAAGGGTAATCAACCGTAACTTGGGGGAAGTCCCCATCGACCGTTACGTCAGAGTCACCACCGACGCATTACAGGAATTGGTGGATTTAGTGGGGGGAGTGGAAGTGTTTGTACCCCGGCCCATGTTTTACGAAGATAAAACCCAGCAGTTATTAATCGATTTACCCGCCGGACTGCAAACCCTGAATGGGCAACAGGCAGAACAATTTGTCCGTTTTCGCTACGACGCCAATGGGGATATTGGCCGGGTACAACGGCAGGAAACCCTGCTCAAAGCCCTGCAAAATCGCCTTAGCCATCCCAGTATGATCACCCGCATTCCCAAGGCCATTGGCATTATGCAGAAAACTGTGGACACAAATTTAACCATGGAGGAAATTCTGGCCCTGGTTAATTTTGGGCGTCAACTTGATCGCCAGGAAGTGCAAATGGTAATGTTACCGGGGCGGTTTAGCCAACCGGCGGAATTTGATGGCCGTAGCTATTGGGTGATGTCCGATGTCGGCAAAAGGCAAGTGCTCAGGAACTACTTTGATGTCATTGAAGAAGTCCCCACTTGGGCTGAAACTCCCGGGCGATCGCCGGAAAGTTTACGCATTGCCCTGCAAAATGCCACTGACGATCCCCAGGCCCTGGAACGGGTGAAGGAATATTTACAATCCAAGGACTTCCGCAATTTTTATGAAACATCGGAATCCCCGCAACTATTAGCAGAGACAAAAATTCTGGTACAGCGGGGGGACTTAGATGGAGCCCATTATCTGCGGCAAACCTTGGGGGGAGGAGTGGTGGAAGCTTCCTCCGTCGGCGACCTAGGCTCGGATTTAACTATTCAAGTGGGCATGGACCTTGACCAATGGCTCAAGGAATCTACCCCGGTGGACGACTCCACCCCTCAATTTTGA
- a CDS encoding Npun_F0494 family protein: MNTFLASPKALAGYTAHTYNRAQRAFQCCPFYLNLFRAMAQASVPLPTIAGAGGVEQGFCGQALTENRVERELMWLIQVGLLRREVDGQGITDSFRLTPLAKQILAQYPGEQRQFPSPSLLDRLQNRLARWLAPLATLLVRG, from the coding sequence ATGAACACTTTTTTGGCATCCCCTAAAGCATTAGCTGGTTACACTGCCCACACCTACAATCGGGCCCAAAGAGCTTTCCAGTGTTGTCCCTTTTATTTGAACTTATTTCGGGCTATGGCCCAAGCCAGTGTGCCCCTACCAACGATCGCCGGGGCTGGGGGAGTTGAGCAAGGTTTTTGTGGGCAAGCATTAACAGAAAATCGGGTGGAGCGGGAATTGATGTGGCTCATTCAGGTGGGGCTATTGCGACGGGAAGTGGACGGCCAGGGAATTACGGACAGTTTTCGCCTGACACCTTTGGCTAAGCAAATCCTCGCTCAATATCCCGGAGAGCAAAGGCAATTTCCATCCCCTTCCCTTTTAGATCGTTTACAAAATCGGTTGGCCCGCTGGCTGGCTCCCCTTGCGACCCTGTTGGTCCGGGGCTAA
- the gap gene encoding type I glyceraldehyde-3-phosphate dehydrogenase: MLKIGINGFGRIGRLVARIAMANPQVTLVGINDLVPASNLAYLFKYDSTHGSYGGTVVAKEEGIVIDDQFIPCFSQRDPAQLPWGDLGADYVVESTGLFTTYATAENHLKAGAKRVIISAPSKDPEKIPTFVVGVNHLNYNADTDKIVSNASCTTNCLAPIAKILDDNFGIVEGLMTTVHAMTATQPTVDGPSKKDFRGGRGAAQNIIPSSTGAAKAAALVLPQLKGKLTGMAFRVPTPNVSVVDLTFKTEKATSYEEICAAMKTAAEGELKGILGYTADDVVSMDFRTDPRSSIFDAGAGIGLNSNFFKVVSWYDNEWGYSCRVIDLMLTMASKDGLV; encoded by the coding sequence ATGTTAAAAATCGGCATCAACGGCTTTGGCCGCATTGGTCGTCTTGTGGCCCGCATCGCCATGGCCAATCCCCAAGTGACCCTAGTGGGCATCAATGACCTCGTTCCAGCCTCTAACCTGGCCTATTTGTTTAAATACGATTCCACCCATGGTTCCTACGGTGGCACCGTGGTAGCCAAGGAAGAGGGCATTGTCATTGACGACCAATTTATCCCTTGTTTTTCCCAACGGGACCCGGCCCAATTACCCTGGGGAGATCTAGGGGCGGATTACGTCGTAGAATCCACGGGTCTATTTACCACCTACGCCACCGCTGAAAACCATCTCAAAGCCGGTGCCAAACGGGTAATTATTTCCGCTCCCAGTAAGGATCCCGAAAAAATTCCCACCTTTGTGGTGGGGGTGAACCATCTCAACTACAACGCCGACACTGACAAAATTGTTTCCAATGCCAGTTGCACCACCAATTGCCTGGCTCCGATCGCCAAAATATTAGACGATAATTTCGGCATTGTGGAAGGATTGATGACCACAGTCCACGCCATGACCGCCACCCAGCCCACCGTCGATGGCCCGAGCAAAAAAGATTTTCGGGGAGGTAGGGGGGCAGCCCAAAACATTATTCCCTCATCCACCGGAGCGGCTAAGGCAGCGGCTTTAGTGCTACCGCAGTTAAAAGGTAAATTAACCGGCATGGCCTTCCGGGTCCCCACCCCCAACGTGTCTGTGGTGGATCTAACTTTTAAAACGGAAAAAGCCACGAGTTACGAAGAAATTTGTGCTGCCATGAAAACCGCCGCCGAGGGGGAACTTAAAGGAATTTTGGGCTACACAGCAGATGATGTGGTGTCCATGGATTTCCGTACCGATCCTCGCTCCAGTATTTTCGACGCCGGGGCCGGCATTGGTCTGAACAGCAACTTTTTTAAAGTAGTTTCTTGGTACGATAACGAATGGGGCTATTCCTGTAGGGTCATTGACTTAATGTTGACCATGGCGAGCAAAGACGGTTTGGTCTAG
- a CDS encoding Uma2 family endonuclease, which produces MTTTLKLQPAIAIDSDKFFQICQQNPELIIEENAQGELLIMSPTGGETGRKNAELIGDFIIWNRKHKLGFVFDSSTCFQLPQGGRRSPDISWVKKERWLDLSTEEREKFPPICPDFVLELLSPSDTLTATQAKMEEYLASGLCLGWLIDPQGQRVEVYRSNLPKEILVKPNQLLGENILLNFVLEIDWLWE; this is translated from the coding sequence ATGACAACTACCCTTAAACTACAGCCGGCGATCGCCATTGATTCAGATAAATTTTTCCAGATCTGTCAACAGAACCCTGAATTAATCATTGAAGAAAATGCCCAAGGAGAATTGCTGATTATGTCCCCCACGGGTGGCGAAACTGGTCGCAAAAATGCAGAACTAATTGGCGATTTTATTATCTGGAACCGAAAACATAAATTGGGTTTTGTTTTTGATTCCTCCACTTGTTTTCAGCTCCCCCAAGGGGGACGGCGATCGCCGGATATATCTTGGGTCAAAAAAGAACGTTGGCTGGATTTATCTACAGAAGAAAGAGAAAAATTTCCACCCATTTGCCCAGATTTTGTGTTGGAGCTACTTTCTCCCAGCGATACCTTAACTGCAACTCAAGCCAAAATGGAAGAATATTTAGCTTCTGGATTATGCCTAGGTTGGTTAATTGACCCCCAAGGTCAACGAGTGGAAGTTTATCGCAGTAATCTGCCCAAAGAAATCTTGGTTAAACCCAATCAATTATTAGGAGAGAACATTTTACTGAACTTTGTTTTAGAAATTGACTGGTTATGGGAATAA
- the aat gene encoding leucyl/phenylalanyl-tRNA--protein transferase, with protein MKIDVDYAIAQYAQGLFLMADDRHGLGWYSSDRHALIPLDDQFRYPKSLQRVLNQNRFQVKINQAFTAVCEGCAARPETWISQELIEVYHTFHVAGWAHSFETWHGDRLAGGILGIAIRGAFIGESMFYTIPEASKVAMVKLVQHLRQRSYQLFDAQLQNPHLKRFGAYEVEEKAYKKQLEKALNYRCHFTSEPDLYD; from the coding sequence GTGAAAATTGATGTTGACTATGCCATTGCTCAATATGCCCAGGGTCTATTTTTAATGGCCGACGACCGCCATGGATTGGGCTGGTATTCCAGCGATCGCCATGCCCTAATTCCCCTGGATGATCAATTTCGTTATCCCAAATCTTTGCAACGGGTGCTCAATCAAAATCGTTTCCAAGTCAAAATTAATCAAGCTTTCACCGCCGTTTGTGAAGGGTGTGCCGCTCGCCCTGAAACTTGGATTTCTCAAGAATTAATTGAGGTTTACCATACTTTTCATGTGGCTGGTTGGGCCCACAGCTTTGAAACTTGGCATGGCGATCGCCTAGCAGGGGGAATTTTAGGCATTGCCATCCGGGGGGCTTTCATTGGAGAATCGATGTTTTATACCATTCCTGAAGCTTCCAAAGTTGCCATGGTTAAACTGGTGCAACATCTACGACAACGGAGCTATCAATTATTTGATGCCCAGCTACAAAATCCCCATCTAAAACGGTTTGGTGCCTACGAAGTGGAAGAAAAGGCCTATAAAAAGCAATTAGAAAAAGCGCTCAATTATCGTTGTCACTTTACTTCTGAACCTGATCTTTATGATTAG
- the lipA gene encoding lipoyl synthase translates to MPQQSFMNGSSLPREFPPRLPSWLKRPIGRASELSTVQQIIKQRQIHTICEEGRCPNRGECYANRTATFLLMGQICTRACGFCQVEKGQAPMMLDQDEPRKVAEAVQLLGLKYVVLTSVARDDLTDGGAGWFVAVMERIRQDNPATQIEVLTPDFWGGMGRERSQKERVLTVTKAKPVCYNHNLETVARLQGKVRRGAKYQRSLDVLRWIKEFDPDIFTKSGLMLGHGETVDEVVETLKDLRSVGCDRLTLGQYMQPSLDHLPVQKYWTPEEFDQLGEIAKDLGFSHVRSGPLVRSSYHAGED, encoded by the coding sequence GTGCCCCAACAATCATTTATGAATGGCTCTTCCTTGCCCCGTGAGTTCCCCCCACGCTTACCCAGTTGGTTGAAACGGCCCATTGGTAGAGCTAGTGAATTATCTACGGTTCAGCAGATTATTAAACAGCGCCAAATTCATACCATTTGCGAAGAAGGCCGCTGTCCCAATCGGGGGGAATGTTACGCCAACCGAACGGCAACTTTTTTATTAATGGGTCAAATTTGTACTAGGGCATGTGGTTTTTGTCAGGTGGAAAAGGGCCAGGCTCCCATGATGTTGGATCAGGATGAGCCGAGAAAAGTAGCGGAAGCAGTGCAATTGTTGGGTCTAAAATATGTGGTATTAACTTCCGTTGCTAGGGATGATTTAACCGATGGCGGTGCAGGCTGGTTTGTAGCGGTAATGGAGCGTATTCGCCAGGATAATCCTGCTACTCAAATAGAGGTTTTAACACCGGATTTTTGGGGCGGTATGGGTAGGGAAAGAAGCCAAAAAGAGCGAGTACTGACGGTGACTAAAGCCAAACCGGTTTGCTATAACCACAACTTGGAAACGGTGGCTAGATTACAGGGTAAAGTACGACGGGGGGCAAAATATCAACGCTCCTTAGATGTGTTGCGCTGGATAAAGGAATTTGATCCCGACATTTTCACCAAATCTGGGTTGATGTTGGGCCACGGGGAAACGGTGGATGAAGTGGTGGAAACCCTCAAGGATTTGCGCTCTGTAGGTTGCGATCGCCTGACGTTGGGACAATATATGCAACCATCCCTAGACCATCTGCCCGTGCAAAAATATTGGACTCCAGAGGAGTTTGATCAGTTGGGGGAAATTGCCAAGGATTTGGGTTTTAGCCATGTGCGATCAGGACCATTGGTGCGGAGTTCCTACCATGCCGGGGAAGATTAG
- a CDS encoding aldo/keto reductase, translated as MPRGLWVTLKNNQAMTFPDRSSANFPNPMLYRRFGRTELSMPVFSCGGMRYQFQWQDAPFAQVPKDNQHNLQSTIERSLELGINHIETARGYGTSEMQLGKILPRLPRETLIVQTKVSPKDDPKEFRREFDKSLGYLNLEYVDLLGIHGINNRETLEQSLRPGGCLDVCRQLQREGRVRFVGFSTHGPTAIITEAINSGEFDYVNLHWYYIFQDNWPAIAAATAQDMGVFIISPSDKGGQLYNPPEKLVNLCQPLSPIIFNNLFCLSHPQVHTLSIGASRPADFDEHLKTLSYLASDQETEKVLQPILAKLHGAMVEALGEDWVNSWRIGLPSPEQTPGEINIPKILWLYNLCQSFDLVEYSKMRYNLLGNGGHWFPGQPASNFDRQQLWQCLAPSPHRQKVLEVLQETDRLLKGETVQRLSRQEVAKTS; from the coding sequence GTGCCCAGGGGGCTTTGGGTTACCCTAAAAAATAATCAAGCAATGACATTTCCCGATCGCAGTTCCGCAAATTTCCCCAACCCTATGCTTTATCGACGTTTTGGCCGTACTGAATTGTCCATGCCGGTTTTTTCCTGTGGGGGCATGCGCTATCAGTTCCAATGGCAGGATGCGCCCTTTGCCCAGGTTCCCAAGGATAACCAACACAATTTGCAAAGTACCATTGAGCGTTCCCTGGAGTTGGGCATTAACCACATTGAAACAGCTAGGGGTTATGGCACTTCCGAAATGCAGTTGGGAAAAATTTTGCCCCGGTTACCCAGGGAAACATTGATTGTGCAAACAAAAGTTAGTCCCAAGGATGACCCCAAGGAATTTCGTCGGGAGTTTGATAAATCTTTGGGCTATTTAAATCTGGAATATGTCGATTTGTTGGGTATCCACGGCATTAATAACCGGGAAACCCTAGAGCAAAGTTTACGCCCCGGCGGTTGTTTGGATGTTTGTCGGCAGTTACAAAGGGAAGGCCGAGTGCGTTTCGTGGGTTTTTCCACCCATGGTCCCACCGCCATCATTACCGAAGCCATTAATTCCGGGGAATTTGATTACGTCAACCTCCACTGGTACTACATTTTTCAAGATAATTGGCCGGCGATCGCCGCTGCGACAGCCCAGGATATGGGGGTCTTTATTATTAGCCCGTCCGATAAAGGGGGACAACTCTATAACCCGCCCGAAAAGCTAGTGAATTTATGCCAACCCCTCAGCCCGATCATATTTAATAATCTTTTCTGTTTATCCCATCCCCAGGTACATACCCTCAGCATTGGCGCATCGCGGCCGGCGGACTTTGATGAGCATTTAAAAACCTTATCTTATCTAGCGTCAGACCAGGAGACCGAAAAAGTTCTGCAACCAATTTTGGCAAAGCTCCATGGGGCCATGGTGGAAGCTTTAGGAGAAGATTGGGTCAACAGTTGGCGCATCGGCTTACCCAGCCCGGAGCAGACCCCTGGGGAAATCAATATCCCTAAAATTCTCTGGCTTTATAATCTTTGCCAAAGCTTCGACCTGGTGGAGTACAGCAAAATGCGCTACAACCTGTTGGGCAATGGCGGCCATTGGTTCCCCGGCCAACCGGCCAGCAACTTTGATCGACAACAGCTCTGGCAATGTTTAGCCCCCAGTCCCCATCGGCAGAAGGTGTTGGAAGTTTTACAGGAAACGGATCGTTTGCTTAAAGGAGAAACGGTGCAAAGATTGTCCCGTCAAGAGGTGGCCAAAACTAGCTAG
- the fabG gene encoding 3-oxoacyl-[acyl-carrier-protein] reductase, with translation MTALTAQVALVTGASRGIGKATALALAATGMKVVVNYAQSSTAADAVVAEIIANGGEAIAVQANVANADEVDQLIKTTLDKFSRIDVLVNNAGITRDTLLLRMKLEDWQAVIDLNLTGVFLCTKAVSKLMLKQKSGRIINITSVAGMMGNPGQANYSAAKAGVIGFTKTVAKELASRGVTVNAVAPGFIATDMTENLNAEPILQFIPLARYGQPEEVAGTIRFLATDPAAAYITGQTFNVDGGMVMF, from the coding sequence ATGACGGCATTAACGGCACAGGTGGCATTGGTAACGGGGGCATCCCGGGGTATTGGTAAAGCGACGGCTTTGGCCCTGGCCGCCACGGGCATGAAAGTGGTAGTGAACTATGCTCAATCCAGTACGGCCGCCGATGCTGTGGTAGCGGAAATTATTGCCAACGGGGGAGAGGCGATCGCCGTGCAGGCCAATGTGGCTAATGCTGACGAAGTGGATCAACTGATTAAAACCACGCTGGATAAATTTAGTCGCATCGATGTGTTAGTGAACAATGCTGGCATTACCAGGGATACGCTGTTGTTGAGAATGAAACTGGAAGATTGGCAAGCGGTCATTGACTTGAATTTAACCGGGGTGTTTCTTTGCACCAAAGCGGTGTCTAAGTTAATGCTCAAGCAAAAAAGTGGGCGTATCATTAACATCACTTCTGTAGCGGGCATGATGGGGAATCCGGGGCAAGCTAACTACAGCGCCGCTAAGGCTGGGGTAATTGGTTTTACTAAAACCGTTGCCAAAGAGTTGGCCAGTCGGGGGGTAACTGTCAATGCCGTAGCTCCTGGTTTCATTGCCACGGATATGACGGAAAATCTCAATGCAGAGCCAATTTTGCAATTTATTCCCCTGGCTCGCTATGGTCAACCGGAGGAAGTGGCGGGCACCATCCGTTTTTTAGCCACAGATCCAGCAGCGGCCTATATCACGGGACAAACATTTAATGTGGATGGCGGCATGGTAATGTTCTAA
- a CDS encoding aminotransferase class IV, which produces MLYWWDGQWFEQEVISLPVNDPGLLYGATVFTTLRVYQQWLDHPLTHWADHGDRLQQSLFALQWPAPDWEQIEQAARHLSQHYPILRVICFPSGQVLITGRELTEDLQQRQQLGIKAWLMPPGRYQRSLAELKTGNYLAPWLAQRIAQENNAQEAILTDINGHWLETATGNLWGWRDGEFFTPLLTGQQLPGITLHYLRTWLENQGVTIHGDRWSKDLVRTFQGLAYCNSGVEIVPINQVGEKGQPWLNFASARSREYYLLARYWVTNC; this is translated from the coding sequence ATGTTGTACTGGTGGGATGGACAATGGTTTGAGCAGGAGGTAATCTCTTTACCAGTTAACGATCCGGGGTTGTTGTATGGGGCGACGGTGTTTACCACCCTGAGGGTTTACCAACAATGGCTCGACCATCCCCTCACTCACTGGGCTGACCATGGCGATCGCCTACAGCAGAGTTTATTTGCCCTGCAATGGCCTGCACCGGATTGGGAACAGATAGAGCAAGCGGCTCGGCATTTGAGTCAGCATTACCCGATCCTGCGTGTAATCTGTTTTCCTTCTGGTCAAGTATTAATTACGGGGCGGGAATTGACTGAGGATTTGCAACAAAGGCAACAATTAGGCATTAAAGCTTGGTTGATGCCCCCCGGTCGTTACCAACGTTCCCTCGCAGAATTGAAAACGGGCAATTATTTAGCCCCTTGGTTGGCCCAACGTATTGCCCAGGAAAATAATGCCCAGGAAGCCATTTTGACCGATATTAATGGCCATTGGTTGGAAACCGCGACGGGTAATCTTTGGGGTTGGCGGGACGGTGAATTTTTTACGCCCCTTTTAACAGGACAACAATTACCAGGCATTACTCTCCACTATTTGCGGACATGGTTGGAGAATCAGGGCGTAACTATCCACGGCGATCGGTGGTCAAAGGATTTGGTCCGTACCTTTCAGGGGTTGGCCTACTGCAATAGCGGCGTCGAAATTGTCCCCATCAATCAGGTGGGAGAGAAAGGGCAACCATGGTTGAATTTTGCTTCTGCCCGGAGTAGGGAATATTACCTATTAGCTAGGTATTGGGTAACGAATTGCTGA
- a CDS encoding AarF/ABC1/UbiB kinase family protein, producing the protein MFALPQAGDRRGEIIKVLLSNGWDYMNGLLTLGKVGEPQIPTPEVLTKILVELGPFYIKLGQLLSTRPDLLPPRYINALTALQSNVPPLPWSAIEDLLQREFPQPLGETFQEIESEPIAAGSIGQIHRAVLQSGETVAIKVKRPGIDVIVEQDSLLIKDVAELLALTEFGQNYDIVKLADEFTQTVKAELNFDTEAAYTNNLRTNLAKTTWFDPNQLVIPKVYWELTNQKFLVLEWLDGVPILTADLTQPPSDKDIAEKKKEITTLLFRAFFQQLYVDGFFHADPHPGNIFYLADGRLALIDCGMVGRLDPRTRQLLTEMLLAIVDLDAKRCAQLTVELSESVGRVNFQRLEVDYERMLRKYYDLSLSEFNFSEVVYEFLRIARVNKLKVPACLGLYAKCLANLEGAG; encoded by the coding sequence ATGTTTGCCTTACCTCAAGCCGGCGATCGCCGTGGCGAGATCATTAAAGTATTGCTCAGCAACGGCTGGGACTATATGAACGGCCTCTTAACCCTGGGGAAAGTGGGGGAACCACAAATTCCGACACCGGAAGTTCTCACCAAAATCCTCGTCGAGTTGGGGCCGTTTTATATCAAGTTGGGGCAACTGCTCAGCACCAGGCCAGACCTTTTACCCCCCCGTTATATCAACGCCCTCACCGCCCTCCAATCCAATGTGCCTCCCCTGCCCTGGTCGGCGATCGAGGACTTGTTGCAGAGGGAATTTCCCCAACCCCTGGGGGAAACGTTTCAAGAAATTGAGTCTGAACCCATTGCCGCCGGCTCCATTGGTCAAATCCATCGAGCGGTTTTGCAAAGCGGAGAAACCGTTGCCATTAAAGTTAAACGGCCCGGCATTGATGTGATTGTGGAACAGGATAGTTTATTGATCAAAGATGTGGCTGAATTATTGGCCTTGACGGAATTTGGTCAGAATTACGACATTGTTAAACTCGCCGATGAATTTACCCAAACGGTCAAAGCAGAATTAAATTTTGATACAGAAGCGGCTTATACCAATAATTTGCGGACTAACCTAGCAAAAACCACCTGGTTTGATCCCAATCAATTAGTAATTCCAAAGGTTTATTGGGAGTTAACAAACCAAAAATTCCTGGTGTTGGAATGGCTGGATGGAGTGCCAATCTTAACCGCAGATTTAACCCAACCCCCCAGTGATAAAGACATTGCTGAAAAGAAAAAGGAAATTACCACCCTATTATTTCGGGCCTTTTTCCAACAACTTTATGTGGATGGTTTTTTCCATGCGGATCCCCACCCCGGCAACATTTTTTACTTAGCAGATGGTCGTTTAGCCCTCATTGACTGCGGCATGGTGGGTCGCCTTGATCCCCGCACCCGGCAATTGTTAACGGAAATGCTATTGGCGATCGTTGATTTGGATGCCAAACGTTGTGCTCAGTTAACGGTGGAGTTATCAGAATCGGTTGGTCGCGTTAACTTCCAGCGGCTAGAGGTGGATTACGAACGCATGTTGCGGAAATATTATGACTTAAGTTTGTCAGAATTTAACTTCAGTGAAGTAGTTTATGAATTTCTCCGCATTGCCAGAGTGAATAAACTCAAAGTTCCCGCCTGTTTAGGATTGTATGCTAAATGTTTAGCCAATTTAGAAGGCGCTGGATGA
- a CDS encoding clan AA aspartic protease: MGLVYANIELINPKEQALQPMKVNALVDTGAITLCIPEHVVIQLKLETLEQREVTTADSKKRLVDYVGPVQVRFGNRNCFTGALVLGDAVLLGAVPLEDMDLVISPRSQTITVNPESPNIPAALVKTALEI, translated from the coding sequence ATGGGTTTAGTTTATGCCAATATTGAGCTTATCAATCCCAAAGAACAGGCTCTACAACCAATGAAGGTCAATGCCTTAGTTGATACAGGGGCGATTACACTTTGTATTCCTGAGCATGTTGTGATTCAACTTAAGTTAGAAACGTTGGAACAACGGGAAGTTACTACTGCCGACAGCAAAAAAAGACTAGTTGATTATGTGGGACCAGTGCAAGTGAGGTTTGGTAATCGTAATTGTTTTACTGGAGCCCTAGTCTTAGGGGATGCAGTTTTGCTAGGGGCTGTTCCTTTGGAAGATATGGATTTAGTTATTAGTCCCCGTTCACAAACCATTACCGTCAATCCTGAAAGTCCTAATATTCCTGCGGCGCTGGTAAAAACTGCACTGGAGATTTAA